One segment of Saprospiraceae bacterium DNA contains the following:
- the folP gene encoding dihydropteroate synthase gives MGILNVTPDSFFDGGKFAGVDAALRQAEKMLSEGAAILDVGGASSRPGAAEVSEKEELERVVPVVEAIQRHFPKTIVSADTWRASVAQAAVAAGASIVNDISGGQFDEQMFETVARLEVPYILMHIQGTPATMQQAPHYDNVTLEVLDYFIQKIARLRAVGVKDIVLDPGFGFGKTVEHNYQLLKHLRVFANTTGMPVLAGISRKSMICKVLKVSPEHALNGTTALHVVALQQGANILRAHDVKEAVEVVRLWEQLEQTGG, from the coding sequence ATGGGCATCCTGAACGTCACGCCCGATTCGTTCTTCGACGGGGGAAAATTTGCAGGTGTGGACGCAGCTTTGCGGCAGGCCGAAAAAATGCTTTCCGAGGGGGCAGCCATTCTCGACGTGGGCGGCGCATCATCGAGACCGGGTGCAGCGGAAGTGTCTGAAAAAGAGGAACTTGAAAGGGTGGTGCCAGTGGTCGAGGCCATTCAGCGGCATTTTCCGAAAACCATCGTTTCGGCAGATACTTGGCGGGCAAGCGTGGCGCAAGCGGCGGTGGCGGCAGGCGCTTCCATCGTGAATGACATTTCGGGCGGACAGTTCGACGAACAAATGTTTGAAACCGTCGCTCGTTTGGAAGTACCCTACATTTTGATGCACATACAAGGCACCCCTGCCACCATGCAACAAGCCCCGCACTACGACAATGTGACACTCGAGGTGCTGGATTATTTTATTCAAAAAATAGCGCGATTGCGAGCCGTGGGTGTGAAGGACATTGTGCTCGACCCCGGCTTTGGCTTTGGCAAAACGGTGGAGCACAATTATCAACTACTGAAGCATCTGCGCGTTTTTGCCAACACGACGGGCATGCCCGTGTTGGCTGGTATTTCGCGCAAGTCCATGATTTGCAAGGTATTGAAAGTCAGTCCCGAGCACGCGCTGAATGGCACAACCGCCCTGCACGTCGTTGCCTTGCAACAAGGTGCCAACATCTTGCGGGCACACGACGTGAAAGAAGCGGTGGAGGTGGTGCGGCTATGGGAGCAGTTGGAGCAAACTGGTGGGTGA
- a CDS encoding GMC family oxidoreductase → MNQHINAAKKRKYDAIVVGSGISGGWAAKELCEKGLRTLVLERGRPLEHISGYTTALTDPWEFPHRNRVPHDDVKKDYPIQSVCYAFNEGTKHLWAKDSEHPYTQVKPFEWIKGYHVGGKSLMWARQTYRWADFDFESNLQDGHGVDWPIRYEDIAPWYSYVERFAGINGNRDGLRQIPDGEFLPPIELTIAERHLRDAIQRNFPGRTLVHGRSANLTQSIHGRTPCQFRHLCHRGCPYGAYFSSNGVTLPAAAKTGKMTLRPFSIVESVIFDEKKNRATGVRVIDANTKEVIEYQAKIIFLNAGTLPTTQILLNSVSARFPEGLGNDSGTLGHYLMDHCYRARVSGEYEGYLDHYHKGRRPVGFYVPRFRNFANDKQTAFTRGYAFGGSVERGPAFYGGAGQDGFGAEFKKAMTRPGLWGGGLFGMGECLPHFDNKVTLNRDLRDAWGLPTLDIDCQWRENEEAMVKDMLATGQEMLEAAGFKNIRADDSHEPPGRGIHEMGTARMGRDPKTSMLNANNQLHAVPNVFVTDGSCMTSGAAQNPSITYMALTARAADFAVKEMKKRNL, encoded by the coding sequence ATGAATCAGCATATCAACGCTGCCAAAAAACGAAAATACGACGCTATCGTGGTTGGCTCCGGCATCTCCGGCGGCTGGGCCGCCAAGGAACTCTGCGAAAAAGGCCTGCGCACCCTCGTGCTCGAACGCGGTCGGCCACTCGAACACATCAGCGGCTACACGACCGCCCTGACCGACCCGTGGGAGTTCCCGCACCGCAATCGGGTGCCGCACGACGATGTGAAAAAGGACTACCCCATTCAGTCCGTCTGCTACGCTTTCAACGAAGGCACCAAACACCTGTGGGCCAAAGACTCCGAGCATCCCTACACGCAGGTGAAGCCTTTTGAATGGATAAAAGGCTACCATGTCGGCGGCAAATCGCTCATGTGGGCGCGGCAGACGTACCGTTGGGCAGATTTTGATTTTGAAAGCAATTTGCAGGACGGCCACGGGGTGGACTGGCCGATTCGCTATGAGGACATTGCGCCGTGGTACAGTTATGTCGAGCGTTTTGCAGGCATCAACGGCAACCGCGACGGGCTGCGCCAGATTCCCGATGGCGAGTTCCTGCCGCCCATCGAATTGACCATTGCCGAACGACACCTGCGCGACGCGATTCAGCGCAACTTTCCCGGACGCACGCTCGTGCATGGGCGCAGCGCCAATCTTACCCAAAGCATCCATGGGCGCACTCCCTGTCAGTTCCGACACCTATGCCATCGAGGGTGCCCTTATGGGGCCTATTTCAGCAGCAATGGGGTGACGCTCCCTGCGGCAGCAAAGACCGGGAAAATGACGCTGCGGCCATTCAGCATCGTGGAGTCCGTTATTTTTGATGAAAAGAAAAACCGCGCGACGGGGGTGCGCGTGATAGATGCCAACACCAAAGAAGTCATTGAATATCAGGCAAAAATCATTTTCCTCAACGCAGGCACCCTGCCCACCACCCAGATTTTGCTCAACAGCGTGAGCGCCCGTTTCCCCGAGGGGCTGGGCAACGACTCTGGCACGCTTGGCCACTACTTGATGGACCACTGCTACCGCGCCCGCGTGTCGGGAGAGTACGAGGGCTACCTCGACCACTACCACAAAGGGCGGCGACCCGTGGGATTCTATGTGCCACGCTTCCGCAATTTTGCCAACGACAAACAAACGGCGTTTACACGCGGCTATGCCTTCGGCGGTAGCGTGGAGCGCGGACCTGCGTTCTACGGCGGCGCGGGGCAAGACGGCTTTGGGGCAGAGTTCAAAAAAGCGATGACACGGCCCGGCCTCTGGGGCGGCGGCTTGTTTGGCATGGGAGAGTGCCTGCCTCATTTCGACAACAAAGTGACGCTCAATCGGGACTTGCGCGATGCCTGGGGCCTGCCGACGCTCGATATTGACTGCCAATGGCGAGAAAATGAAGAAGCGATGGTGAAGGATATGCTGGCTACAGGACAGGAAATGCTCGAAGCGGCTGGTTTCAAAAACATTCGCGCCGACGACTCGCACGAACCACCCGGACGAGGCATCCACGAAATGGGCACTGCTCGCATGGGACGCGACCCCAAAACCTCCATGCTCAACGCAAACAACCAACTCCATGCCGTGCCCAATGTGTTCGTCACCGATGGCTCGTGCATGACCTCGGGCGCAGCGCAGAACCCCTCCATCACCTATATGGCGCTGACGGCGAGAGCGGCGGATTTTGCGGTGAAAGAGATGAAGAAACGGAACTTGTGA
- the mutS gene encoding DNA mismatch repair protein MutS, whose protein sequence is MARTKKDGTTTTGGATTPLMQQYVQVKTKYPDAILLFRVGDFYETFGEDAVKTSRALGITLTSRNNGGSDIELAGFPYHAMDMYLPRLVRAGYRVAICEQMEKPVPGRVVRRSVTEVVTPGVTTDDALLDHNANNFLATLTWGPHEQFGAAFLDISTGEFFVSEGDAASVDKLLQSFKPAEIVLPKSRMKEFVAQYGDKFYTNTLEDWIFTRDFAREKLLQHFQTQSLKGFGVEELDLGQTAAGAALHYLAAMENTRLAHITSLSRLQTEKYVWLDRFTIRNLELVSSNHEQGTSLLQVLDKTVSPMGARLLKKWVLLPLTSLVQIQERHNVVSFFVENQDFTNEIAPHIRHIGDLERLMSKTAVGKINPREAMQLRRALLAIEHLKTQLLLTNHQALRKLGEGLNPCLTLRERIEKDIAPDPPADIRKGGAMADGCSAELDDLRHVVRNSRELLLEIQQREIERTGIPSLKIAFNNVFGYYIEVTSKWKDQVPPEWTRKQTIANGERYITEELKILEAKILGAEEKILELEERLFRALVEEIGQYIQPIQHNAHLVARLDCLLSFAKVATKNHYIRPELDDSTVLDIREGRHPVIETQLPVGETYVPNDVYLDNETVQIILITGPNMSGKSALLRQTALIVLLAQMGSFVPAQSARIGLVDKMFTRVGASDNISGGESTFMVEMNETALIMNNISDRSLILLDEIGRGTSTYDGISIAWSLAEYLHDNERARPKTLFATHYHELNELAETHERAHNFHVSTKEVGQKVIFLRKLVPGGSNHSFGIHVARMAGMPQTIVERANEILKTLEEKSVESGAQKIEGQNGSTPSAPNPLPSTENLKKKVKNIAAPLQLHIFDVDDYTMKIKEELLALDLNTMTPMDALWKLNELVKIAGKK, encoded by the coding sequence ATGGCACGAACGAAAAAAGACGGAACAACCACCACAGGTGGCGCCACCACGCCCCTCATGCAGCAATATGTGCAGGTGAAAACCAAGTATCCCGATGCCATTTTGCTGTTTCGCGTAGGCGATTTTTACGAGACTTTCGGCGAGGATGCGGTGAAGACCAGCCGCGCCCTCGGCATCACGCTCACCAGTCGCAACAACGGCGGTTCCGACATCGAACTGGCGGGATTCCCCTATCACGCGATGGATATGTACCTGCCGCGCCTCGTGCGGGCGGGCTATCGCGTGGCGATATGCGAGCAAATGGAGAAACCCGTGCCGGGCAGGGTGGTGCGCCGCTCCGTGACAGAAGTGGTGACACCCGGTGTCACCACCGACGATGCCTTGCTCGACCACAACGCCAACAACTTCCTGGCGACCCTGACGTGGGGGCCACACGAGCAATTCGGCGCGGCATTTCTCGATATTTCCACCGGCGAATTTTTCGTGAGTGAAGGCGACGCAGCGAGCGTGGACAAACTCCTGCAAAGTTTCAAACCCGCCGAAATCGTGTTGCCCAAAAGCCGCATGAAAGAATTTGTGGCGCAGTACGGCGACAAGTTCTACACCAACACCCTCGAAGACTGGATTTTCACCCGCGACTTTGCCCGCGAAAAGTTGCTCCAACATTTCCAGACCCAAAGCCTCAAAGGTTTCGGCGTAGAGGAACTCGACCTCGGCCAAACGGCGGCAGGTGCGGCGCTTCACTACCTCGCTGCAATGGAGAATACGCGGCTGGCGCACATTACCTCGCTCAGCCGCCTGCAAACAGAAAAATACGTCTGGCTCGACCGTTTCACCATTCGCAACCTCGAGCTCGTGAGCAGCAACCACGAGCAAGGCACCTCACTCCTCCAAGTGCTGGACAAAACCGTGTCGCCGATGGGCGCAAGGCTCTTGAAAAAATGGGTGTTGCTGCCGCTCACCAGCCTGGTGCAAATTCAGGAGCGGCACAACGTGGTTTCTTTTTTTGTTGAAAATCAAGACTTTACCAACGAAATAGCACCACACATTCGGCACATCGGCGACTTGGAGCGACTAATGAGCAAAACGGCAGTGGGCAAAATCAATCCCCGCGAAGCCATGCAGCTGAGACGGGCATTGCTCGCCATCGAGCACCTGAAAACCCAACTTTTACTGACCAACCATCAAGCCTTGCGAAAATTAGGCGAAGGCCTGAACCCCTGCCTGACCCTGCGCGAACGCATCGAAAAAGACATAGCGCCCGACCCGCCCGCCGACATTCGCAAAGGCGGTGCGATGGCCGATGGCTGTAGCGCCGAACTGGACGACTTGCGCCACGTCGTGCGCAACAGCCGAGAGTTGTTGCTCGAAATCCAACAACGCGAAATAGAGCGCACGGGCATCCCCAGTTTGAAAATCGCGTTCAACAACGTGTTCGGCTACTACATCGAGGTCACCTCCAAATGGAAAGACCAAGTGCCGCCCGAATGGACGCGCAAGCAGACCATTGCCAACGGCGAACGCTACATCACAGAAGAGCTCAAAATCTTGGAGGCCAAAATCTTGGGCGCGGAGGAAAAAATTCTGGAACTCGAAGAACGGCTTTTTCGCGCCCTCGTGGAAGAAATCGGGCAGTACATCCAGCCCATTCAGCACAACGCGCACCTCGTCGCACGGCTCGATTGCCTCCTCTCCTTCGCCAAAGTCGCCACCAAAAACCACTACATCCGCCCCGAACTCGACGACAGCACCGTGCTCGACATCCGCGAAGGCCGCCACCCCGTCATCGAGACGCAACTGCCCGTCGGGGAGACCTACGTCCCCAACGACGTGTATCTCGACAACGAAACAGTCCAAATCATCCTCATCACTGGCCCCAACATGTCGGGCAAATCCGCCCTGCTCCGCCAAACGGCACTCATCGTCCTGCTGGCTCAAATGGGCAGTTTCGTGCCGGCCCAAAGCGCCCGCATCGGCTTGGTGGACAAGATGTTCACCCGCGTCGGCGCGAGCGACAACATCAGCGGCGGCGAGAGCACATTCATGGTCGAGATGAACGAAACAGCCTTGATAATGAACAACATCAGCGACCGCTCACTCATCCTGCTTGACGAAATCGGGCGCGGCACCTCGACCTACGACGGCATCAGCATCGCGTGGAGCCTCGCCGAATACCTGCACGACAACGAGCGCGCCCGGCCCAAAACACTCTTCGCCACCCATTACCACGAACTCAACGAACTCGCCGAAACCCACGAGCGCGCCCACAACTTTCATGTCAGCACCAAGGAGGTCGGTCAAAAGGTCATTTTCTTGCGCAAACTCGTACCCGGCGGCTCCAACCACTCGTTTGGCATACACGTCGCACGCATGGCGGGTATGCCGCAGACGATTGTGGAGCGAGCGAACGAGATTTTGAAAACACTGGAGGAAAAATCGGTCGAGAGCGGAGCGCAGAAGATTGAAGGTCAAAATGGCTCCACGCCCTCCGCCCCCAACCCTTTACCCTCGACCGAGAATCTGAAGAAAAAAGTCAAAAACATCGCCGCGCCGCTCCAACTCCACATCTTCGACGTGGACGACTACACGATGAAAATCAAAGAAGAACTGCTTGCGCTGGACTTGAACACCATGACCCCCATGGACGCGCTGTGGAAGTTGAACGAGTTGGTGAAGATTGCGGGGAAGAAGTAA
- a CDS encoding family 16 glycosylhydrolase, whose translation MKKTLALCCWLLVIMGNAPLHAQVEHFSKVWFAGGNVCADEPWELVFHDDFDGDSLDRDKWMTWYPYGDSGSDQCSFCRTHGEEGQVYRDENAVVEGGLLKLIVKKEPDSWYGLQRDYTSGMVHSRQAFTDYARYEIRCKIPQGDGFWPAFWVFGWSVEIDIFEFGTGKPNRIHTGFFKYLGGDERIHTSHTFQGPDFSKDFHLIALDYEPFFMHVEVDSVRVYSFPRYYTLSGLPVVACDIAPGPYLQDPAYPRFGDPVQVIANVAVGAENTPFTSPPPPETKIPNQMEIDYIKVYQRAKPGQRPQPIKRLLPYPNPTGGDIRVRLENFDVPTLTAEGALIDILDFQYRVKRNQPVEGEVTRLSTDHLSPGLYFLRLITKGEAYLVKFLKIK comes from the coding sequence ATGAAAAAAACGCTCGCTTTGTGCTGTTGGCTACTGGTAATCATGGGCAATGCCCCCCTACACGCTCAAGTCGAACACTTCTCGAAGGTGTGGTTTGCGGGGGGCAATGTCTGCGCCGACGAGCCGTGGGAACTTGTGTTCCACGATGACTTCGACGGTGACTCGCTCGACCGCGACAAGTGGATGACTTGGTATCCCTACGGCGATAGCGGCTCCGACCAGTGTTCGTTTTGCCGCACCCACGGCGAAGAAGGGCAGGTCTATCGAGATGAAAACGCGGTGGTCGAGGGCGGGCTGCTGAAACTCATCGTGAAAAAGGAACCGGACAGTTGGTATGGCTTGCAGCGCGACTACACTTCCGGCATGGTACACTCCCGGCAAGCATTCACCGACTATGCGCGTTACGAGATTCGCTGCAAAATTCCACAAGGCGACGGTTTTTGGCCTGCCTTCTGGGTGTTTGGCTGGAGCGTGGAAATTGATATTTTTGAATTTGGCACCGGAAAGCCCAACCGTATTCACACAGGCTTTTTCAAATATCTGGGGGGCGACGAGCGCATCCACACCTCGCACACCTTCCAAGGCCCCGACTTTTCCAAGGATTTCCACCTCATCGCGCTCGACTATGAGCCTTTTTTCATGCACGTCGAGGTGGATAGCGTGCGGGTATATTCGTTTCCGCGCTACTACACGCTGAGCGGCTTGCCCGTCGTCGCCTGCGACATCGCTCCCGGCCCCTATCTGCAAGACCCCGCGTATCCTCGATTTGGCGACCCGGTGCAAGTGATTGCAAACGTGGCAGTTGGAGCCGAAAACACGCCCTTCACCAGCCCACCGCCGCCCGAAACCAAGATTCCCAATCAGATGGAGATTGACTATATCAAAGTCTATCAACGCGCCAAACCCGGCCAGCGCCCCCAACCCATCAAACGGCTCCTACCCTACCCCAATCCCACCGGGGGCGACATCAGGGTGCGCTTGGAAAACTTCGACGTGCCGACGCTCACCGCCGAGGGCGCTTTGATTGACATCCTCGATTTTCAATATCGCGTGAAGCGCAACCAGCCCGTGGAAGGCGAGGTCACGCGCCTTTCAACCGACCATCTTTCACCCGGTCTATACTTTTTGCGCCTCATCACAAAGGGCGAGGCATATTTGGTCAAATTTCTAAAAATCAAGTAA
- a CDS encoding c-type cytochrome, translating into MKKTLAFLPFLLLLAAFKPAERPATPPEIPADVQALLDKHGCAACHSMTRKLVGPLWTDIAAKKYSAKRIAQLVAKPEPSNWPGYVPMAAQKVPKADMDKIANWLANLKP; encoded by the coding sequence ATGAAAAAAACACTCGCGTTCCTCCCCTTCTTGTTGCTGCTCGCAGCTTTCAAACCCGCCGAGCGCCCCGCCACCCCACCAGAGATTCCCGCTGACGTTCAGGCGCTTTTAGACAAACACGGCTGCGCCGCTTGCCACTCCATGACCCGCAAACTCGTCGGCCCGCTTTGGACGGACATTGCCGCCAAAAAATATTCCGCCAAGCGCATCGCCCAATTAGTCGCCAAGCCCGAACCCTCCAACTGGCCGGGTTATGTGCCAATGGCCGCCCAAAAAGTGCCAAAGGCCGACATGGACAAAATCGCCAACTGGCTAGCCAATCTGAAGCCTTGA
- a CDS encoding gluconate 2-dehydrogenase subunit 3 family protein, with translation MQRREALKKAALIIGSITIAPELIAKAMADPYPTLSRQPADRLVLLAEMADTILPDTDTPGAKAAKVHEYIAVIVEDCFPPDRRPAFWSGLETTEKRCIAQHGKSFADCSAAERTAFCQLLEAEQKNGDSFWRQLKGLTINGYFTSEIGATQALNYDPIPGGWIPDMLINENTKAWTPVF, from the coding sequence ATGCAACGACGCGAAGCACTAAAAAAAGCCGCCCTCATCATCGGCAGCATCACCATCGCCCCAGAACTCATCGCCAAGGCAATGGCCGACCCCTACCCCACCCTGTCGCGACAACCCGCCGACCGTCTCGTGCTGTTGGCCGAAATGGCCGATACCATCCTGCCCGATACCGACACGCCCGGGGCAAAAGCCGCCAAAGTCCATGAATACATCGCGGTCATCGTGGAGGATTGTTTTCCGCCCGACCGCCGCCCTGCCTTCTGGAGCGGTCTGGAAACGACCGAAAAACGATGCATCGCCCAGCATGGCAAGTCGTTCGCGGACTGCTCCGCCGCCGAACGCACGGCATTTTGCCAACTGTTGGAAGCCGAGCAAAAAAACGGGGACTCCTTCTGGCGACAACTCAAAGGGCTGACAATCAACGGCTATTTTACCTCTGAAATCGGCGCAACGCAGGCGCTGAACTACGACCCCATCCCCGGCGGCTGGATTCCCGATATGCTCATCAATGAAAATACAAAGGCTTGGACACCGGTGTTTTGA
- a CDS encoding 2-hydroxyacid dehydrogenase: MTVAFFSTQTYDRAYFERFNAGAGHRLLFLETPLNEQTATLVAGCKAVCIFVNDQCNAEVIKILKEKGIRLIALRCAGFNNVDIAAAKAHGIPVVRVPAYSPHAVAEHTVALILTLNRKTHKAYNRVREGNFSLDRLTGFDLYGKTVGVVGTGKIGSVFAQIMLGFGCRVLAFDVHENAALVGEGARYVALDELLAAADIVSLHCPLNEQTRHLINTDSLKKMKHGAMLINTGRGALIDTKSVVAALKSGRLGHLGLDVYEQEEHLFFQDHSETIIQDELILRLMSFPNVLITAHQAFFTDEALSEIATVTLQNITDFEKERPLANEVGM, from the coding sequence ATGACCGTCGCCTTCTTTTCCACCCAAACCTACGACCGCGCCTACTTCGAGCGGTTCAATGCTGGTGCTGGCCACCGCTTGCTTTTTTTGGAAACACCGCTCAACGAGCAAACCGCGACATTGGTCGCCGGATGCAAAGCGGTCTGCATTTTTGTCAATGACCAATGCAATGCAGAAGTGATTAAAATCCTGAAAGAGAAAGGAATACGGCTCATTGCCTTGCGCTGTGCGGGTTTCAACAACGTGGATATAGCCGCCGCAAAAGCGCATGGCATCCCAGTGGTGCGTGTGCCTGCCTATTCGCCCCATGCAGTGGCGGAGCACACGGTCGCGCTCATCCTCACGCTCAACCGCAAGACGCACAAAGCCTACAACCGGGTGCGCGAAGGCAATTTTTCGCTCGACAGGCTGACGGGTTTCGACTTGTACGGAAAAACAGTAGGCGTGGTCGGCACCGGGAAAATAGGCTCCGTCTTCGCCCAAATCATGCTTGGTTTTGGCTGCCGCGTGTTGGCTTTTGATGTGCATGAAAACGCTGCGCTCGTCGGTGAGGGCGCTCGCTATGTCGCGCTCGATGAATTGCTTGCTGCCGCCGACATTGTATCGCTCCACTGCCCGCTCAACGAGCAAACACGCCACCTTATCAATACCGACTCGTTGAAAAAGATGAAACACGGCGCCATGCTCATCAACACCGGGCGCGGCGCGTTGATTGATACCAAATCAGTGGTGGCCGCGCTAAAATCGGGACGCTTGGGCCACCTTGGCCTTGATGTGTACGAGCAGGAAGAACACCTGTTTTTTCAGGACCATTCGGAGACCATCATTCAAGACGAGCTCATCCTGCGTTTGATGTCGTTCCCCAATGTGCTCATCACGGCGCATCAGGCTTTTTTCACCGACGAGGCGCTGTCTGAAATCGCCACCGTGACCTTGCAAAACATCACGGATTTTGAAAAAGAGCGGCCCTTGGCGAATGAAGTAGGAATGTGA
- a CDS encoding right-handed parallel beta-helix repeat-containing protein, whose product MSRTLPICCWLAAMAATLSAQPALEKQLQTQLILATDGDTITLPAGNITLSNTLSLDAKKDITIRGAGQDKTILSFKNQQQGAEGIKVTNAQNIVLEHFTIEDSKGDLIKTQAVNGLVFRDITARWNGKPKKTNGAYALYPVQCQNVRIERCTAIGASDAGIYVGQSDSVWVTRCYAKNNVAGIEIENTTNAWVYENIAAYNTGGVLVFDLPDLPKKRGGHVKVWKNKIIQNNHKNFAPKGNIVGQVPPGTGVMILATNDVEVHDNFIMDNKTASTAIVSYFITELPIKDKEYNPYPSNIHIHDNVYSEGKRTPTRKNKMGTLFWLKFGRRVPHIIYDGIQNPDWLAANGNLKPEYRICIRNNENGTFANIRAHKIGLFKSDISRDSKSYDCELNSLSDKH is encoded by the coding sequence ATGTCGAGAACCCTCCCAATATGCTGCTGGCTCGCCGCAATGGCCGCCACCCTATCGGCTCAACCCGCGCTCGAAAAACAATTGCAAACGCAGCTCATCCTCGCCACCGACGGCGACACCATCACGTTGCCAGCTGGCAACATCACCCTCTCCAACACGCTCTCGCTCGATGCCAAAAAAGACATCACCATCCGCGGCGCAGGGCAAGACAAGACCATTTTGTCGTTCAAAAACCAACAACAAGGTGCCGAAGGCATCAAAGTAACGAATGCACAAAACATTGTGCTGGAACACTTTACCATAGAAGACTCAAAAGGCGACCTCATCAAAACCCAAGCGGTGAACGGCCTCGTCTTCCGCGACATCACCGCCCGCTGGAACGGCAAACCCAAAAAGACCAACGGCGCTTATGCCCTCTACCCCGTGCAGTGCCAAAACGTCCGCATCGAACGCTGCACGGCCATCGGCGCCTCCGATGCGGGCATTTATGTAGGCCAATCCGACAGCGTGTGGGTGACGAGGTGTTACGCAAAAAACAACGTGGCGGGCATCGAAATCGAGAACACCACCAACGCATGGGTGTATGAGAACATCGCGGCCTATAACACGGGCGGTGTGTTGGTGTTCGACCTGCCCGATTTGCCCAAAAAACGCGGCGGCCACGTCAAGGTCTGGAAAAACAAAATCATCCAGAACAACCACAAAAACTTCGCCCCCAAAGGCAACATCGTGGGCCAAGTGCCGCCCGGCACGGGCGTGATGATTCTAGCCACCAACGACGTGGAGGTGCACGACAACTTTATCATGGACAACAAGACCGCCTCCACCGCCATCGTGAGTTATTTCATCACGGAACTGCCCATCAAGGACAAGGAATACAACCCCTACCCCTCCAATATCCACATCCACGACAACGTGTATTCGGAGGGCAAGCGAACCCCCACGCGCAAAAACAAAATGGGGACGCTGTTCTGGCTGAAATTTGGCCGCCGGGTGCCACACATCATCTACGACGGCATCCAAAACCCCGATTGGCTCGCAGCAAACGGCAACCTCAAACCAGAATACCGCATCTGCATCCGCAACAACGAAAACGGCACCTTCGCCAACATCCGCGCCCACAAAATCGGCCTGTTCAAAAGCGACATCAGCAGAGACTCAAAATCTTACGACTGTGAACTTAATTCGTTGTCAGACAAACACTAA
- a CDS encoding phytoene/squalene synthase family protein yields the protein MNHLQLYHNTCFECSSLITRRYSTSFSMGIRLFHPRFRSPIYGIYGFVRFADEIVDTFHDYPKEALLKRFRDDTWRAIEERISLNPVLHSFQQVVHQYHIEAELIDAFLRSMEMDLTNATYDSEGYDEYIYGSAEVVGLMCLRVFCEGNEAQYQSLKEPARRLGAAFQKINFLRDIKSDFDERGRVYFPGVDFQRFTNEEKKRIEADIKADFDAALEGIRRLPRGARFGVYLAYKYYTQLFAKIKSAPAQRVAQERFRVSDKRKVYLLFSSAVRHQLNFL from the coding sequence ATGAACCATCTCCAACTTTATCACAACACTTGCTTTGAGTGCAGCAGCCTGATTACCCGAAGGTATTCCACCTCGTTTTCGATGGGGATTCGACTGTTCCACCCGCGATTCCGGTCGCCCATTTACGGCATTTATGGTTTCGTGCGCTTTGCCGACGAAATCGTGGACACCTTTCACGACTACCCCAAGGAGGCATTGTTGAAGCGTTTCCGCGACGACACTTGGCGAGCTATCGAGGAGCGCATCAGCCTCAACCCTGTGCTACATTCGTTTCAACAGGTGGTGCATCAGTATCACATCGAGGCCGAGCTGATTGATGCGTTTTTGCGCAGCATGGAAATGGACCTCACCAATGCAACCTATGATTCGGAAGGCTACGACGAGTATATCTATGGCTCGGCAGAGGTGGTGGGCTTGATGTGTCTGAGGGTGTTTTGCGAAGGCAATGAGGCTCAATATCAGAGTTTGAAAGAACCCGCCCGACGTTTGGGCGCGGCATTTCAGAAAATCAATTTCTTGCGCGACATCAAAAGCGATTTCGATGAGCGCGGTCGGGTTTATTTCCCCGGCGTGGACTTTCAGCGCTTCACCAACGAGGAAAAAAAACGCATCGAAGCAGACATCAAAGCCGACTTTGATGCTGCCTTGGAGGGTATTCGCAGGCTGCCACGCGGGGCGCGATTCGGGGTCTATCTGGCATACAAATACTACACACAGCTGTTCGCCAAAATCAAAAGCGCCCCTGCGCAACGAGTGGCACAAGAGCGCTTCCGAGTGTCGGACAAGCGAAAAGTCTATTTGCTGTTCAGTTCAGCCGTGCGGCACCAACTGAATTTTTTGTGA
- a CDS encoding cold shock domain-containing protein — protein MFKGTVKFFNESKGFGFIVDNASGQEVFVHATGLVDKIREGDTVTFETKQGKKGMNAVNVQIA, from the coding sequence ATGTTCAAAGGAACCGTCAAGTTCTTCAACGAGTCCAAAGGTTTTGGTTTTATCGTTGACAATGCCTCCGGGCAAGAAGTATTCGTCCACGCGACCGGGTTGGTTGACAAAATCCGGGAAGGGGACACGGTCACGTTCGAGACCAAACAAGGCAAAAAAGGCATGAATGCAGTGAATGTCCAAATCGCGTAA